A genomic stretch from Pontivivens ytuae includes:
- a CDS encoding carbohydrate ABC transporter permease, with product MAALADMFASTRPRRSARGLSGYLFIAPALALACCLIVLPLVAVLFFSLTDYTLAAVEFSFVGFQNYASAFTEPGLRVALTNTLLYVGVVVPCAVALGLLIALLVHERGRSRRFYEIAFFLPVTGTMVAMAVVWQYLLHGRIGPLNAVLSGLGFERVDFLTDPDAALYAIAAIGIWQLTGFAMVLFLAGLTAIPRDIYEAASVDGADGGFDRFWRITLPLLGPTMLFVTITCSITAFQVFDTVAVLTRGGPMKSTEVLLYTVYLEGFQYFEIGRASALITLFLAFILLFSLLQIFVAERRTFYGG from the coding sequence ATGGCGGCGCTCGCCGACATGTTCGCCAGCACCCGACCGCGGCGCAGCGCCCGCGGTCTCTCCGGCTACCTATTCATCGCACCGGCGCTTGCTCTGGCCTGCTGCCTGATCGTCCTGCCGCTCGTCGCAGTCCTCTTTTTCAGCCTGACTGACTACACACTGGCGGCCGTCGAGTTCTCTTTCGTCGGATTCCAGAATTACGCCAGTGCATTCACGGAGCCAGGTCTGCGTGTCGCACTGACCAACACACTGCTCTATGTGGGGGTCGTGGTCCCCTGCGCAGTGGCGCTCGGGCTGCTGATCGCCCTTCTGGTGCATGAGCGGGGTCGGTCGCGCCGGTTCTACGAGATCGCGTTCTTCCTGCCGGTCACCGGCACGATGGTGGCGATGGCCGTGGTCTGGCAGTACCTGCTGCACGGGCGGATTGGGCCGCTCAACGCAGTCCTGTCAGGTCTTGGCTTCGAGCGCGTGGATTTCCTGACCGACCCGGACGCGGCGCTCTATGCCATTGCTGCGATCGGCATCTGGCAACTCACCGGCTTTGCCATGGTGCTGTTCCTCGCGGGGCTCACCGCCATCCCGCGGGACATCTACGAGGCCGCATCGGTTGACGGCGCCGATGGCGGGTTCGACCGCTTCTGGCGCATCACCCTGCCGCTCCTCGGGCCGACGATGCTGTTCGTGACGATCACCTGCTCGATCACGGCCTTCCAGGTCTTCGACACGGTGGCGGTGCTGACGCGGGGCGGCCCGATGAAATCGACGGAGGTGCTGCTCTACACCGTCTATCTCGAAGGCTTTCAGTATTTCGAGATCGGCCGCGCTTCGGCGCTCATCACCCTGTTTCTCGCCTTCATCCTGTTGTTCTCGCTGCTCCAGATCTTCGTGGCGGAGCGGCGGACCTTCTATGGGGGATAA
- a CDS encoding carbohydrate ABC transporter permease codes for MRWAPMAKKLLQHGVLCLLLVPVLAPFIWMVSTSLKPAEEIFGAPLRLIPQQLAAAENYGRALFDVPMLSFMLNGLIVVLGILVIQVTVALFAGYALAKLTFRGRDLFFGLVLLALCIPIQVPALPLYLVLAELRLLNTYFALILPFMFSAFAIFLFRQFFKGYPEEVLQAARLDGMTEFEIVLRLILPGARPAIAAFSVFSIVAHWNDLYWPLIAITSMERATPPLGMVLFRDSALSADYGALTAGAVIITVPLLVLFVLAQRQFVRGITMTGLK; via the coding sequence ATGCGTTGGGCTCCAATGGCGAAGAAACTGCTCCAACACGGCGTTCTCTGCCTGCTGCTCGTACCGGTGCTCGCGCCATTCATCTGGATGGTCTCGACCTCGCTGAAGCCGGCGGAAGAGATCTTCGGCGCGCCGCTCCGGCTGATCCCGCAGCAACTGGCGGCGGCGGAGAACTACGGGCGCGCGCTCTTCGACGTGCCAATGCTCAGCTTCATGCTGAACGGGCTGATCGTCGTGCTGGGTATCCTGGTGATCCAGGTCACGGTGGCGCTTTTCGCGGGTTATGCGCTGGCCAAGCTGACGTTCCGGGGGCGGGACCTGTTCTTCGGGCTGGTGCTGCTAGCACTCTGCATCCCGATCCAGGTGCCGGCGCTGCCGCTCTACCTCGTGCTGGCGGAGCTACGGCTTCTCAACACCTATTTCGCGCTGATCCTGCCCTTCATGTTCTCGGCCTTCGCGATCTTCCTCTTCCGGCAGTTCTTCAAGGGCTATCCGGAGGAGGTGCTGCAGGCCGCCCGGCTCGACGGCATGACGGAGTTCGAGATCGTGCTGCGGCTGATCCTGCCCGGCGCGCGTCCGGCGATTGCCGCCTTTTCCGTCTTCTCGATCGTGGCGCACTGGAATGACCTCTACTGGCCGCTGATCGCCATCACCTCGATGGAACGGGCGACGCCGCCGCTTGGCATGGTGCTGTTCCGCGACAGCGCGCTCAGCGCGGATTACGGCGCTCTCACGGCGGGCGCGGTCATCATCACTGTGCCGCTCCTCGTCCTCTTCGTACTGGCGCAACGCCAGTTCGTGCGCGGCATCACCATGACGGGGCTGAAATGA
- a CDS encoding MurR/RpiR family transcriptional regulator, whose amino-acid sequence MTELLNASGSRIETGVLLVQLDQARSGYPTALAKAAGYILENPELAIHQSVAELSSHAKVGQASVVRLCRELGFRGYTDFKLALSADLAKRQSQTVEAPVGIRTQLDETADTLCRSILDTTALLNRDMLEVSATRILEATRIDLFGLGVSGIVAELLGYRLLRVGLTANAMRDPALAQEVSGGLGPHAVVIAVSQSGTTTETVNFARSAAEKGSFVIAVTCHPKSPLARLSNAYLQMAKLDQPSYGGPITDVPRAVMVGEALSHAIEKAEAFKRSGNLE is encoded by the coding sequence TTGACCGAGTTGCTCAATGCATCCGGTTCGCGGATTGAGACAGGCGTTCTGCTCGTCCAACTCGACCAGGCGCGAAGTGGCTATCCGACTGCCTTGGCGAAGGCAGCAGGCTACATCTTGGAGAATCCCGAACTCGCGATTCATCAGTCCGTGGCGGAGTTGAGCAGCCACGCAAAGGTTGGCCAAGCGAGCGTCGTGCGCCTCTGCCGAGAGCTGGGTTTTCGCGGCTATACCGACTTCAAGCTCGCGCTTTCAGCGGATCTGGCAAAGCGCCAATCGCAGACTGTCGAAGCACCGGTCGGCATCCGGACACAGCTCGACGAGACCGCGGACACGCTGTGCCGCTCCATCCTCGACACGACCGCGCTCCTGAACCGGGACATGCTGGAGGTTTCGGCCACACGGATTCTGGAGGCGACGCGGATCGACTTGTTCGGGCTCGGTGTTTCCGGCATCGTGGCCGAGCTGCTGGGCTATCGTCTCCTGCGAGTGGGGCTGACAGCAAACGCCATGCGCGATCCGGCCCTGGCGCAAGAAGTTTCAGGGGGATTGGGACCGCATGCCGTCGTCATCGCCGTCTCCCAATCCGGCACCACAACCGAAACGGTGAACTTTGCTCGATCTGCTGCTGAGAAGGGAAGCTTCGTCATCGCCGTTACATGCCATCCGAAGAGTCCACTTGCACGACTCTCAAACGCTTACCTGCAGATGGCGAAACTGGATCAGCCCAGTTACGGCGGCCCCATCACCGATGTCCCTCGCGCGGTGATGGTCGGAGAGGCGCTTTCCCATGCCATTGAAAAGGCGGAAGCTTTCAAAAGAAGTGGTAATTTGGAGTAA
- a CDS encoding ABC transporter ATP-binding protein, with translation MSKSFGAKDVLDHLDLEVAAGEFLTLLGPSGCGKSTLLRLIAGLEEPSTGRIAIGERRVDDLPAKARSLAMVFQSYALYPHMSVFDNIAMPLVMRRMSFAQRFPVLGRAVPGSGSLRADIRRAVERTADILEIGHLLPRLPGALSGGQRQRVALGRALVAEPSVFLMDEPLSNLDVQLRMQMRTELAELHRRLGITFIYVTHDQTEAMTMSGQVAVMMDGALLQIGRPAEVYHQPKDLRVARFVGQYPINILPGDIDAEGRLSGPGITPFGRFSTRGPVTVGLRPEDVEVVNADAGTHAARVLHAEDHGGDVLYNLQLEDAPDIQLRARVDAKERRAQGAPAERLHLRFPAVALHIFGPDGQRLNVHSKQAPQLRSVGGTV, from the coding sequence GTGAGCAAGTCCTTCGGTGCGAAGGACGTCCTGGATCATCTCGATTTGGAAGTAGCCGCGGGCGAGTTCCTGACGCTCCTAGGGCCATCCGGCTGCGGAAAATCGACATTGCTCAGGCTGATCGCCGGTTTGGAAGAACCGAGCACCGGGCGCATCGCGATCGGCGAACGCCGTGTCGATGACCTGCCGGCGAAGGCCCGTAGCCTCGCCATGGTCTTTCAGTCCTACGCCCTCTATCCGCACATGTCGGTCTTCGACAATATCGCCATGCCGCTGGTCATGCGGCGAATGAGTTTCGCACAGCGATTCCCCGTTCTGGGCCGGGCCGTACCAGGCAGCGGCAGCCTGCGGGCCGATATCCGGCGCGCGGTGGAGCGGACGGCCGACATTCTGGAGATCGGCCACCTGCTGCCGCGCCTGCCTGGCGCGCTTTCAGGTGGTCAGCGCCAGCGAGTCGCGCTCGGCCGCGCCCTTGTGGCCGAGCCATCCGTCTTTCTGATGGACGAACCGCTATCCAATCTCGACGTGCAGCTCCGGATGCAGATGCGTACGGAGCTGGCGGAGTTGCATCGGCGGCTTGGCATCACCTTCATCTACGTCACACATGACCAGACCGAAGCGATGACGATGTCTGGCCAGGTCGCGGTGATGATGGACGGCGCGCTGCTTCAAATCGGAAGACCGGCCGAGGTCTATCACCAGCCCAAGGACCTGCGTGTGGCGAGATTCGTGGGGCAGTATCCGATCAACATCCTGCCTGGCGATATCGATGCGGAAGGTCGGCTAAGCGGCCCGGGCATTACGCCCTTCGGACGCTTCTCCACCCGCGGTCCGGTCACTGTGGGTCTGCGCCCTGAGGATGTGGAGGTAGTAAATGCAGATGCCGGCACCCACGCGGCGCGCGTTCTTCATGCCGAGGATCACGGCGGCGACGTTCTCTACAACCTGCAGCTCGAGGACGCGCCCGACATCCAATTGCGCGCGCGGGTGGATGCGAAGGAACGCCGCGCGCAGGGCGCACCGGCCGAGCGGCTACACCTCCGCTTTCCGGCTGTCGCGCTCCACATCTTCGGACCCGACGGGCAGCGGCTCAACGTGCACAGCAAGCAGGCGCCGCAGTTGCGCAGCGTGGGCGGGACCGTGTGA